In one window of Peribacillus sp. FSL H8-0477 DNA:
- a CDS encoding MerR family transcriptional regulator — protein MVNDLINRAYTIQDVAKRINTGVGTIRQWEKDLKGLLTIPRSKQGARFYTEKEISMLEKIKDMRAKNLSKEMIRMILEKNSEESEAAAGPVETLLPKKAATELKTSPPETEVTDFEKFYSAMELYKKDLLTDIKQVMQTNVQSMMDELKNDIYQGSLDTVQSVSKSIHRSNEKRKEEINRLTDTIINTHELTSETYGTLTTSITKASEETIERLSKKITRSSKDYNNTMSKAAMTVKEAHKEIQNVSNVFHDEQEHFVETMTQNLKELTFAIRDREDAFQDMVSSFRKAAAGKDKKSWWKLFGAKPIKK, from the coding sequence ATGGTAAATGATTTGATTAACAGAGCTTACACAATTCAAGATGTTGCTAAACGAATTAATACTGGTGTTGGAACGATTAGACAATGGGAAAAGGATTTAAAGGGTTTGTTGACGATTCCCCGTTCAAAGCAAGGAGCGAGGTTTTATACGGAAAAAGAAATTTCCATGCTTGAAAAGATTAAGGATATGCGGGCAAAAAATCTGAGTAAAGAGATGATACGAATGATTTTAGAAAAAAATTCTGAAGAAAGTGAAGCCGCTGCGGGTCCTGTAGAAACTCTATTGCCGAAAAAAGCTGCAACTGAACTTAAAACAAGTCCCCCAGAAACTGAAGTAACGGACTTTGAAAAGTTCTACTCAGCGATGGAATTGTATAAAAAAGATTTACTGACTGATATTAAACAGGTTATGCAGACTAATGTCCAAAGTATGATGGATGAATTAAAAAATGATATTTATCAGGGCTCGCTAGACACAGTACAGAGCGTTTCAAAATCAATTCACCGATCTAATGAGAAGAGAAAGGAAGAAATTAATCGGCTGACAGATACGATTATTAATACACATGAACTTACTTCTGAAACGTATGGAACACTCACAACCAGCATTACCAAAGCTTCCGAAGAAACCATAGAACGACTCTCTAAAAAGATTACTAGATCATCAAAAGACTATAACAATACGATGAGTAAGGCTGCTATGACCGTTAAAGAAGCTCATAAAGAAATCCAGAACGTGTCCAATGTCTTTCATGATGAACAAGAGCATTTCGTGGAAACCATGACACAGAATCTAAAAGAATTAACGTTCGCCATACGCGATCGAGAGGATGCTTTTCAGGATATGGTTTCTTCTTTTAGAAAAGCAGCTGCAGGAAAGGATAAGAAATCATGGTGGAAACTCTTCGGTGCGAAACCGATAAAAAAATAA
- a CDS encoding HNH endonuclease gives MRTCELCEREDIELTVHHLTPREEGGSHMPTAMLCKACHKQIHALYSNRVLGIRLNTILLLQDDEELKKYLKWVKKQPASTAVRTRKSKHKY, from the coding sequence ATGAGAACTTGTGAGCTTTGTGAGAGGGAAGATATTGAACTAACCGTTCACCACCTCACACCAAGAGAAGAAGGAGGCAGTCATATGCCGACTGCCATGCTTTGCAAAGCCTGTCATAAACAAATTCATGCACTCTATTCAAACCGAGTTCTAGGGATAAGACTAAATACAATCTTGCTTCTTCAAGATGACGAAGAGTTAAAAAAATACCTAAAATGGGTTAAAAAGCAACCAGCTTCGACAGCTGTGCGAACAAGAAAATCAAAACATAAATACTAA
- a CDS encoding cytosolic protein — protein MKTFNVSFHQEDNVDVMQIQKLTEQEFTTSTTRGTRRLFELDTNVGYFVFFDAEDDGGNISYLVLQYEEDNEEPNGCYSFEMKDFYEFLALYTLGMNMDDEEDESEEEADPIHHLAHLLYHIVEEGNAVIPD, from the coding sequence ATGAAAACCTTTAATGTGAGCTTCCACCAAGAAGATAATGTGGATGTTATGCAGATTCAAAAATTAACTGAGCAGGAATTTACCACTTCAACTACACGTGGAACACGCCGTTTGTTTGAATTGGATACAAACGTAGGTTACTTCGTGTTCTTTGATGCGGAAGATGATGGAGGAAATATTTCATATCTCGTTCTTCAATATGAAGAAGATAATGAAGAACCGAATGGCTGTTACTCTTTTGAAATGAAAGATTTTTATGAGTTTCTGGCGTTATATACATTAGGTATGAACATGGATGATGAGGAGGATGAAAGTGAAGAAGAAGCAGACCCTATTCATCATCTTGCCCACTTGCTCTACCATATAGTTGAAGAAGGGAATGCAGTCATTCCAGACTGA